One segment of Phaeacidiphilus oryzae TH49 DNA contains the following:
- a CDS encoding TIM-barrel domain-containing protein: MRRLLRPPRPPRTARRPLAVLASAGAACALALGGLLAPGGTPSAAAATAAASAATGSASTGSAAGGTLDGGNTSLTWTSPTYAKGTQGGADSCPAATADPGDTVCDRFSLTVDAPAGFWDDNPEGGVPVSISWPNQSDDFDMYIYDSSGKEVAESAGTADPEATVIPNPANGTYTVLVVPYDVSNASFTGKAYLPQTTDAGDLTSFGGGHGSYQLTAGQLKGRIDFLADDQLRIQAAPDGTFTGPGGTDPMIRHQPAADTATTSWDAGAYYGVRSRDAVLRVYKSPLRLGLYKADNRTRVWQEDKPLRWSTDGMRQSLDHGAGEQFFGGGEQNGSFSHRDTVMHVGNSFDWNEGGWNNSQPFYWSSAGYGVFRNTFSPGVYDFGSPLSLGQQERRFDAYYMLGDAKRVIGDYTSLVGKPFMPPVYGLEPGDSDCYLHNANRGERHTLDAVKVADQYKAQQMPLGWMLVNDGYGCGYENLQQTGEGLRGDDAQLGLWTQNGLPNQAAEVQAGVRVRKLDVAWVGNGYDFALNACDQAKSGIEDNSDARGFVWMPNSWAGAQRCSVLWSGDQQLSWDYIRWQIPTYAGATMSGIAYDTGDVGSIYRHDPKMYTRDLEWKSFLPAIMTMDGWATEIGSGAKVDQHPWQDGEPYTSINRKYLQLKERLIPYMYTLSEEATKTGVGAVRPLYLEYPDDPNAVGPDAKEEFLLGSDFLVAPVYQDSDVRDGIYLPAGDWTDYWTGKTYHGPTTVNGYSAPLDTLPLFVKSGSIVPMWPQGTTSWQTRDKGELDYDVYPSRARGGRSAFSLYEDDGTTRQFADGSSATQNVTAQSAGGGSTVLSIGASVGDYSGKPAARSYLLTVHGGGHAPSGAVADGHRLAEASSAAALSGAASGWYYDPATGVTTVKTPVVPTGHAFRVVLTG; this comes from the coding sequence GTGCGAAGACTCCTCCGCCCTCCCCGGCCGCCGCGCACCGCGCGCAGGCCGCTGGCCGTCCTCGCCTCGGCCGGCGCGGCCTGCGCGCTCGCCCTCGGAGGGCTGCTCGCCCCGGGCGGCACGCCGTCCGCGGCTGCGGCGACCGCCGCCGCGAGCGCCGCCACCGGCAGCGCCTCCACCGGCAGCGCCGCCGGAGGCACCCTCGACGGTGGGAACACCTCGCTGACCTGGACCAGCCCGACCTACGCCAAGGGCACCCAGGGCGGCGCCGACAGCTGCCCGGCCGCCACCGCCGACCCGGGCGACACCGTCTGCGACCGGTTCAGCCTGACCGTGGACGCCCCCGCCGGCTTCTGGGACGACAACCCGGAGGGCGGCGTACCGGTCTCGATCAGCTGGCCGAACCAGTCCGACGACTTCGACATGTACATCTATGACTCCTCCGGCAAGGAGGTCGCGGAGAGCGCCGGGACCGCCGACCCGGAGGCCACCGTCATCCCGAACCCGGCCAACGGCACCTACACCGTCCTGGTGGTGCCCTACGACGTCAGCAATGCCTCGTTCACCGGCAAGGCGTATCTGCCGCAGACCACCGACGCCGGGGACCTCACCTCCTTCGGCGGCGGCCACGGCAGCTACCAGTTGACGGCCGGGCAGCTCAAGGGCCGGATCGATTTCCTGGCCGACGACCAGCTCCGCATCCAGGCCGCCCCGGACGGCACCTTCACAGGACCCGGCGGCACCGACCCGATGATCCGGCACCAGCCGGCCGCGGACACCGCCACCACCTCCTGGGACGCCGGCGCCTACTACGGCGTCCGCAGCAGGGACGCCGTCCTGCGGGTCTACAAGTCGCCGCTGCGGCTCGGCCTCTACAAGGCCGACAACCGCACCCGCGTCTGGCAGGAGGACAAGCCGCTGCGCTGGTCCACCGACGGCATGCGGCAGTCCCTGGACCACGGCGCCGGCGAGCAGTTCTTCGGCGGTGGGGAGCAGAACGGCAGCTTCTCGCACCGCGACACGGTGATGCACGTCGGCAACAGCTTCGACTGGAACGAGGGCGGCTGGAACAACTCCCAGCCCTTCTACTGGTCCAGTGCCGGCTACGGCGTCTTCCGGAACACCTTCAGCCCGGGGGTGTACGACTTCGGCTCCCCGCTCAGCCTCGGCCAGCAGGAGCGGCGGTTCGACGCCTACTACATGCTCGGCGACGCCAAGCGGGTGATCGGCGACTACACCTCGCTGGTCGGCAAGCCCTTCATGCCCCCGGTCTACGGCCTGGAGCCCGGCGACTCCGACTGCTACCTCCACAACGCCAACCGCGGCGAACGCCACACCCTGGACGCGGTGAAGGTCGCCGACCAGTACAAGGCGCAGCAGATGCCGCTCGGCTGGATGCTGGTCAACGACGGCTACGGCTGCGGCTACGAGAACCTCCAGCAGACCGGCGAGGGCCTGCGGGGAGACGACGCCCAGCTCGGCCTCTGGACCCAGAACGGCCTGCCCAACCAGGCCGCCGAGGTCCAGGCCGGCGTCCGGGTACGGAAGTTGGACGTGGCCTGGGTCGGCAACGGCTACGACTTCGCCCTCAACGCCTGCGACCAGGCCAAGTCCGGGATCGAGGACAACAGCGACGCCCGCGGCTTCGTCTGGATGCCCAACTCCTGGGCGGGCGCCCAGCGCTGCTCGGTGCTGTGGTCCGGGGACCAGCAGCTCTCCTGGGACTACATCCGCTGGCAGATCCCGACCTACGCGGGCGCGACCATGTCCGGCATCGCGTACGACACCGGCGACGTGGGCTCGATCTACCGCCACGACCCGAAGATGTACACCCGGGACCTGGAGTGGAAGTCCTTCCTGCCGGCCATCATGACCATGGACGGCTGGGCGACGGAGATCGGCAGCGGCGCCAAGGTCGACCAGCACCCCTGGCAGGACGGGGAGCCGTACACCTCGATCAACCGCAAGTACCTCCAGCTGAAGGAGCGGCTGATCCCGTACATGTACACCCTCTCCGAGGAGGCGACGAAGACCGGCGTCGGCGCCGTCCGCCCGCTCTACCTGGAGTACCCGGACGACCCGAACGCGGTGGGCCCGGACGCCAAGGAGGAGTTCCTCCTCGGCTCCGACTTCCTGGTGGCCCCGGTCTACCAGGACTCGGACGTCCGCGACGGCATCTACCTGCCGGCCGGCGACTGGACCGACTACTGGACCGGGAAGACGTACCACGGACCGACGACCGTCAACGGCTACTCGGCTCCGCTGGACACCCTGCCGCTCTTCGTGAAGTCGGGCTCGATCGTGCCCATGTGGCCGCAGGGGACGACGAGTTGGCAGACCCGGGACAAGGGCGAGCTGGACTACGACGTCTACCCGTCCCGGGCCCGCGGCGGCCGCTCCGCCTTCAGCCTCTACGAGGACGACGGAACGACCCGGCAGTTCGCCGACGGCTCCTCGGCCACCCAGAACGTCACCGCCCAGTCGGCGGGCGGCGGTTCGACCGTGCTGTCCATCGGCGCCAGCGTCGGCGACTACAGCGGAAAGCCGGCGGCGCGCTCGTACCTCCTCACCGTCCACGGCGGCGGGCACGCCCCCTCGGGGGCGGTCGCCGACGGCCACCGGCTGGCGGAGGCCTCCTCGGCCGCCGCGCTGAGCGGCGCGGCCTCCGGCTGGTACTACGACCCGGCGACGGGGGTGACCACGGTCAAGACTCCGGTGGTCCCCACGGGCCACGCCTTCCGGGTGGTGCTGACCGGCTGA
- a CDS encoding PaaI family thioesterase, translated as MDATPEQLLAMMPHAAGIGVRLEKAEPEEVRGSLPWAAERCTAGGVLHGGALMALADSVGAVCAFLNLPEGAGTSTVDSSTRFFRGVRGGTVHAVARVVHAGRTLITVETDLTDDQKRLVARTAQTQIVLG; from the coding sequence ATGGACGCGACCCCCGAGCAGCTGCTCGCGATGATGCCGCACGCGGCCGGGATCGGCGTGCGGCTGGAGAAGGCGGAGCCGGAGGAGGTCCGGGGCTCGCTGCCCTGGGCGGCCGAGCGCTGCACGGCGGGCGGTGTCCTCCACGGCGGTGCGCTGATGGCGCTGGCCGACTCGGTCGGCGCGGTCTGCGCCTTCCTCAACCTCCCGGAGGGCGCCGGTACTTCGACGGTGGACTCGTCCACCCGCTTCTTCCGCGGGGTACGCGGGGGGACCGTGCACGCGGTCGCGCGGGTGGTCCACGCCGGGCGCACCCTGATCACCGTGGAGACCGACCTGACGGACGATCAGAAGCGGTTGGTGGCACGGACCGCGCAGACCCAGATCGTCCTCGGCTGA
- a CDS encoding MFS transporter, translated as MLAATFMTALDVFIVNVAMPSLQAHLRAGPSAVQWVIAAFAIALAVGLIPAGRLGDRYGRRRVFALGLGLFTLASLACGLAPDPAVLIASRVAQGVGGALTGTQVLAVLRTRYSGPAQARAFAMYGLTMGIGGVLGQLIGGALIQADILGLSWRTCFLINLPVGAAALALIPRVLPEERSPRRPRFDNPGTVLLGTALVALVLPLIQGRAAGWPLWTWVSFAVSAAAFAGFGVHQRRLAATGGEPILPPALFRSRAFTLGTAAQLVFMLGQGSYFLVLALYLQMGRGLSALTSGLFFMAIGAGYLGTSMVAHRIEARLGRQSMAAGALLMVAGLLALWAGVRHVGDAGGSPATWWLVPGMLVDGVGMGMVLAPITGRALREVPARLAGAASGVLATVTQIGGALGVALIGIVFYGALGTGAGAGHAGQVERVAPAPYAHAFEPSLIALTAGELLLALLVQFLPRDGAETPAS; from the coding sequence GTGCTGGCCGCGACCTTCATGACCGCGCTCGACGTCTTCATCGTCAATGTGGCGATGCCCTCGCTCCAGGCGCATCTGCGGGCCGGCCCCTCCGCCGTCCAGTGGGTGATCGCCGCCTTCGCCATCGCCCTCGCCGTCGGCCTGATCCCGGCCGGGCGGCTCGGCGACCGGTACGGCCGGCGCCGGGTCTTCGCCCTCGGCCTCGGCCTCTTCACCCTCGCCTCGCTGGCCTGCGGCCTCGCCCCCGACCCTGCGGTGCTGATCGCCTCCCGGGTCGCCCAGGGCGTCGGCGGCGCACTGACCGGCACCCAGGTGCTGGCCGTGCTGCGCACCCGGTACAGCGGCCCGGCGCAGGCCCGGGCCTTCGCGATGTACGGGCTGACGATGGGCATCGGCGGGGTGCTCGGCCAGCTGATCGGCGGGGCGCTGATCCAGGCCGACATCCTCGGGCTCAGCTGGCGCACCTGCTTCCTGATCAACCTGCCGGTCGGCGCCGCCGCGCTGGCCCTGATCCCCAGGGTGCTGCCGGAGGAGCGCTCGCCGCGGCGGCCGCGGTTCGACAACCCGGGGACGGTGCTCCTCGGCACCGCGCTGGTGGCCCTGGTCCTGCCGCTGATCCAGGGCCGGGCGGCCGGCTGGCCGCTGTGGACCTGGGTGTCCTTCGCCGTCTCGGCCGCGGCCTTCGCGGGCTTCGGCGTCCACCAGCGCCGGCTGGCCGCCACCGGCGGCGAGCCGATCCTGCCGCCGGCGCTCTTCCGCTCCCGGGCGTTCACCCTGGGCACCGCCGCGCAACTGGTCTTCATGCTCGGCCAGGGCTCGTACTTCCTGGTGCTGGCGCTGTACCTGCAGATGGGGCGCGGACTCAGCGCGCTCACCTCGGGGCTGTTCTTCATGGCGATCGGCGCCGGATACCTGGGCACCTCGATGGTGGCCCACCGGATCGAGGCCCGGCTCGGCCGGCAGTCGATGGCGGCCGGCGCGCTGCTGATGGTGGCCGGCCTGCTGGCGCTGTGGGCGGGCGTACGGCACGTCGGGGACGCGGGCGGCAGCCCGGCGACCTGGTGGCTGGTGCCCGGGATGCTGGTGGACGGGGTCGGGATGGGGATGGTGCTGGCGCCGATCACCGGGCGGGCGCTGCGGGAAGTCCCGGCGCGACTGGCCGGCGCCGCCTCCGGGGTGCTGGCCACCGTCACCCAGATTGGCGGGGCGCTGGGCGTGGCGCTGATCGGCATCGTCTTCTACGGCGCGCTGGGCACCGGCGCCGGGGCGGGGCACGCCGGGCAGGTCGAGCGAGTCGCCCCCGCCCCCTACGCCCACGCCTTCGAGCCGTCGCTGATCGCGCTCACCGCAGGGGAGTTGCTGCTGGCGCTGCTGGTCCAGTTCCTGCCGCGGGACGGCGCGGAGACGCCGGCGTCGTAG
- a CDS encoding helix-turn-helix transcriptional regulator, with protein sequence MPMSLHGRREELEAIRRLLDAAERDGTGGSLLLLGDPGIGKTALLDAAAREADAAGMRVLRATGIESEAELPFAALQMLLAPDLGAVRSALPAPQLQALETAFGMSAPSANGSSAADASAGNGSAGTPPASQRLVTGLAVLSALTELAAVAKQPVVCLIDDAHWVDRASADAVLIAMRRLQRDPVVVLAAAWPSAEDAAEGVPVLRLGPLAPADAAALLDERAAGLPPAARSAVLREAQGNPLALTELPRADRMGHGHAAAHPDRPDHPDRAGHPVPSDRAEPFAGGDHADPSPDGTPPLTRRLQLAFLDRAQRLPSGTRALLTTAALEEDGDLAAVLRATRLLHATGPAPETGADPLTDLRAALDAELVSVEDGPGGGGDRLRFHHPLLRAALRRQATVLERRRAHDALAAVLDGERRAWHRALAADAPDESVAADLERTALTARARGGHAAAAAAYQQSARLSTRPDRAAQRLTLAAESALAAGRFTHARLLAAEAAETADAAGQAPEGTGRASEGIAGQAPEGTAGTRARAEAVHAAARFSQGEYPSAHQLLLDAAAAPAPPPLAARLLLQDVHVAWYLGAHRLAETASALDALPPLPPGDPTGPLVGYVRSALRGVLDSFTPAAEPGPGRESAAVPPPPSPSPPPPPPIRETVLEALRLGADLPRDLVQVCGTTLAVGDDATTHEFAAELLEAARAQGADGLLPTVLFFLAEAELFHGRHRDALADATEALRVAEETGQRQWTGQLHGLLAYLAALDGDAERCRAAADRARSAPGGDGPTAPGDSWALWALGLLDLGAGRAEDALSRLLALATGPHGHTVAATHAVPDLVEAAVRLGRPEAAAEPLARFERWAAFARQAWADALVQRCRALLAPDESAEAHHLAARDGVQPLHRPFEHARSTLLYGEWLRRARRRSEAQAQLRRALEGFERLGAVPWARRAATELRAAGGTGEAAGAKNGSATEDLATADLTPQELQVVRLAARGLSNRDIAARLFLSPRTVGHHLYKAYPKLGVSSRTELAGLLA encoded by the coding sequence ATGCCGATGAGCCTGCACGGACGTCGTGAGGAACTGGAGGCGATCCGCCGACTCCTGGATGCGGCCGAACGGGACGGAACCGGCGGCTCGCTGCTCCTGCTCGGCGACCCCGGCATCGGCAAGACGGCCCTGCTGGACGCCGCCGCCCGGGAGGCCGACGCGGCGGGGATGCGGGTGCTGCGTGCGACCGGCATCGAGTCGGAGGCCGAACTGCCCTTCGCCGCACTGCAGATGCTGCTCGCCCCGGATCTGGGCGCGGTCCGCTCGGCCCTTCCAGCGCCCCAGCTCCAGGCCCTGGAGACCGCGTTCGGTATGTCCGCGCCGTCCGCGAACGGCTCCTCCGCCGCCGACGCCTCGGCGGGGAACGGCTCGGCCGGGACCCCGCCGGCCTCGCAGCGGCTGGTCACCGGGCTCGCCGTGCTGAGCGCGCTGACCGAGCTCGCCGCCGTGGCGAAGCAGCCCGTGGTCTGCCTGATCGACGACGCCCACTGGGTGGACCGGGCCTCCGCGGACGCCGTACTGATCGCCATGCGGAGGCTTCAGCGGGACCCGGTGGTGGTGCTGGCCGCCGCCTGGCCGAGCGCCGAGGACGCGGCGGAGGGCGTCCCGGTGCTGCGGCTGGGTCCGCTGGCCCCGGCGGACGCGGCGGCGCTGCTGGACGAGCGGGCGGCCGGACTGCCGCCCGCCGCCCGCTCCGCGGTCCTCCGCGAGGCGCAGGGGAACCCGCTGGCCCTGACCGAGCTCCCGCGCGCGGACCGGATGGGCCACGGCCACGCCGCCGCCCACCCCGACCGCCCCGACCACCCCGACCGCGCCGGCCATCCCGTCCCTTCCGACCGCGCGGAACCCTTCGCCGGCGGAGACCACGCCGATCCCTCCCCCGACGGCACGCCCCCGCTCACCCGGCGGCTCCAACTCGCCTTCCTGGACCGGGCCCAGCGCCTCCCCTCGGGCACCCGGGCACTGCTGACCACGGCCGCCCTGGAGGAGGACGGCGATCTCGCCGCCGTGCTGCGGGCCACCCGCCTGCTGCACGCCACCGGTCCCGCCCCGGAGACCGGCGCCGACCCCCTCACCGATCTCCGCGCGGCCCTCGACGCGGAGCTGGTCTCCGTGGAGGACGGCCCCGGCGGCGGCGGTGACCGGCTGCGCTTCCACCATCCGCTGCTCCGCGCGGCCCTCCGCCGGCAGGCGACCGTGCTGGAGCGCCGCCGCGCCCACGACGCCCTGGCGGCCGTTCTGGACGGCGAGCGCCGGGCCTGGCACCGCGCGCTGGCGGCGGACGCCCCCGACGAGTCGGTCGCCGCCGACCTGGAGCGCACGGCCCTCACCGCCCGCGCCCGCGGCGGGCACGCCGCCGCGGCCGCCGCGTACCAGCAGTCGGCCCGGCTCAGCACCCGCCCGGACCGGGCCGCCCAGCGGCTCACCCTGGCCGCCGAATCCGCTCTGGCCGCCGGCCGGTTCACCCACGCCCGGCTGCTGGCCGCCGAGGCCGCCGAAACCGCCGACGCCGCCGGGCAGGCCCCGGAGGGCACCGGGCGGGCCTCAGAGGGGATCGCCGGGCAGGCCCCGGAGGGCACCGCCGGGACGCGGGCCCGGGCCGAGGCCGTCCACGCGGCGGCCCGCTTCTCCCAGGGCGAGTACCCCTCCGCCCACCAGTTGCTGCTGGACGCCGCGGCGGCTCCGGCCCCGCCGCCGCTGGCCGCCCGGCTGCTGCTCCAGGACGTCCATGTGGCCTGGTATCTGGGCGCCCACCGGCTGGCCGAGACGGCGTCCGCGCTGGACGCCCTGCCGCCGCTGCCGCCCGGCGATCCGACCGGCCCGCTGGTCGGCTACGTCCGCAGCGCCCTGCGGGGGGTGCTGGACTCGTTCACACCGGCCGCCGAGCCGGGCCCCGGCCGGGAGTCCGCTGCGGTCCCGCCGCCACCGTCACCGTCACCGCCCCCGCCGCCGCCGATCCGCGAGACGGTGCTGGAGGCGCTGCGCCTCGGCGCCGACCTCCCCCGCGACCTGGTCCAGGTCTGCGGCACGACGCTGGCCGTCGGGGACGACGCGACCACCCACGAGTTCGCCGCCGAACTGCTGGAGGCCGCCCGCGCGCAGGGGGCCGACGGCCTGCTGCCCACCGTGCTGTTCTTCCTCGCCGAGGCCGAGCTCTTCCACGGCCGGCACCGCGACGCCCTGGCCGACGCCACCGAGGCGCTGCGGGTCGCCGAGGAGACCGGGCAACGCCAGTGGACCGGGCAACTCCACGGACTCCTCGCCTACTTGGCGGCGCTGGACGGCGACGCCGAGCGCTGCCGCGCGGCCGCGGACCGGGCCCGCAGCGCGCCCGGCGGAGACGGCCCGACGGCCCCCGGCGACTCCTGGGCGCTGTGGGCGCTGGGCCTCCTGGACCTGGGAGCCGGCCGGGCCGAGGACGCCCTCTCCCGGCTGCTCGCGCTCGCCACCGGACCGCACGGCCACACGGTGGCCGCCACCCACGCCGTGCCCGACCTGGTCGAGGCGGCCGTCCGGCTGGGCCGGCCGGAGGCCGCCGCCGAGCCGCTGGCCCGCTTCGAGCGCTGGGCCGCCTTCGCCCGCCAGGCCTGGGCGGACGCCCTGGTCCAGCGCTGCCGCGCGCTGCTCGCCCCGGACGAGTCCGCCGAGGCCCACCACCTGGCGGCCCGGGACGGTGTGCAGCCGCTGCACCGGCCGTTCGAGCACGCCCGCAGCACCCTCCTCTACGGCGAGTGGCTGCGCCGCGCCCGGCGGCGCTCCGAGGCACAGGCCCAACTCCGGCGTGCACTGGAGGGGTTCGAGCGGCTCGGCGCCGTGCCGTGGGCCCGCAGGGCGGCCACCGAGCTGCGCGCGGCGGGCGGCACCGGCGAGGCGGCCGGGGCGAAGAACGGGAGCGCGACGGAGGACCTCGCGACCGCGGACCTCACCCCGCAGGAGCTCCAGGTGGTGCGGCTGGCCGCCCGAGGCCTCTCCAACCGGGACATCGCCGCGCGCCTCTTCCTCAGCCCGCGGACCGTCGGCCACCACCTCTACAAGGCCTACCCCAAGCTCGGCGTCTCCTCGCGGACCGAACTCGCCGGTCTGCTGGCCTGA
- a CDS encoding aldo/keto reductase, with protein sequence MTVPPPSAPVPSVPLPNIPVPLSRLVLGTMTFGDTVDRAGCATMLDASLDAGLTAVDTANGYAGGESERILGELLRTRRDQVLLATKAGIPHPDQGDHPPLSPAGIRAALEGSLRRLGTDRVELFYLHRPDRSTPIEETLRTVAELVAEGKVLALGVSNYAAWQIGELVRTADALGAPRPVVAQQMHNLLARRLEEEYVEYAATTGLHTMVYNPLGGGLLTGRHRFDRAPGGGGRFSDSRVAAMYRERYWDRRLFEAVDRLSAIAADAGIPLAELALRWLLDRPSTDSLLLGVSRPEQLRENLAAAAAGPLPAEVTKACDEVGADLRGPMPAYNR encoded by the coding sequence GTGACCGTCCCCCCGCCGAGCGCCCCCGTGCCGAGCGTCCCGCTGCCGAACATCCCGGTGCCGCTCTCCCGGCTGGTACTCGGCACCATGACCTTCGGCGACACCGTGGACCGGGCGGGCTGCGCGACCATGCTGGACGCCTCCCTGGACGCCGGGCTCACGGCGGTGGACACCGCCAACGGCTACGCCGGCGGCGAGAGCGAGCGCATCCTCGGCGAACTCCTCCGCACCCGCCGGGACCAGGTCCTGCTGGCCACCAAGGCCGGCATCCCCCACCCCGACCAGGGCGACCACCCGCCCCTCTCGCCCGCCGGCATCCGGGCCGCCCTGGAGGGCAGCCTCCGCCGGCTGGGCACCGACCGCGTCGAGCTCTTCTACCTCCACCGGCCGGACCGCTCCACCCCGATCGAGGAGACCCTGCGGACGGTCGCCGAACTGGTCGCCGAGGGAAAGGTGCTGGCGCTGGGCGTCTCCAACTACGCGGCCTGGCAGATCGGCGAGCTGGTGCGCACCGCGGACGCCCTGGGCGCCCCGCGCCCGGTGGTCGCCCAGCAGATGCACAACCTGCTGGCCCGCCGCCTGGAGGAGGAGTACGTCGAGTACGCCGCCACCACCGGACTCCACACGATGGTCTACAACCCGCTCGGCGGCGGCCTGCTGACGGGCCGTCACCGCTTCGACCGGGCACCCGGCGGGGGCGGCCGGTTCTCCGACTCCCGGGTGGCCGCGATGTACCGCGAGCGGTACTGGGACCGCCGGCTCTTCGAGGCCGTCGACCGGCTCTCCGCGATCGCCGCCGACGCCGGGATCCCGCTCGCCGAACTCGCCCTGCGCTGGCTGCTGGACCGCCCCTCCACGGACTCCCTGCTGCTCGGCGTCTCCCGCCCCGAGCAGCTTCGGGAGAACCTCGCCGCCGCCGCGGCCGGTCCGCTGCCCGCCGAGGTCACCAAGGCCTGCGACGAGGTCGGCGCCGACCTCCGCGGCCCGATGCCGGCCTACAACCGCTGA
- a CDS encoding HpcH/HpaI aldolase family protein translates to MTTADAVPAEEFAAALRARRRLLGYWSCLDAPAAVERLAAVGWDYLVLDAQHGLFGYSGMLADLQAIDSRASTAVGLVRVESKELAAIGHALDAGAAGVIVPLVDSPQDAADAVAAVRYPPAGRRSFGPMRSQLYIGPKPADANRQNVVLAMIETAAGLAEVERICAVPGLDGVYVGPSDLRIALGGSGPADSSVDAEFEQALQRIAKAAESAGIAAGIHTHDGRVAARRLGQGFTFATVASDLIHLEQASRNHLDAARGEPRR, encoded by the coding sequence TTGACCACCGCCGACGCCGTCCCCGCCGAGGAGTTCGCCGCCGCCCTGCGGGCCCGCCGCCGCCTGCTCGGCTACTGGTCCTGCCTGGACGCCCCGGCCGCCGTCGAGCGGCTGGCCGCGGTCGGCTGGGACTACCTCGTCCTGGACGCCCAGCACGGCCTGTTCGGCTACTCGGGGATGCTGGCCGACCTCCAGGCCATCGACTCGCGCGCGAGCACCGCGGTCGGCCTGGTCCGGGTGGAGAGCAAGGAGCTCGCCGCGATCGGCCACGCCCTGGACGCGGGCGCCGCCGGGGTCATCGTCCCGCTGGTCGACTCCCCGCAGGATGCGGCCGACGCGGTCGCCGCCGTGCGCTACCCGCCGGCCGGCCGGCGCTCCTTCGGCCCGATGCGCTCGCAGCTGTACATCGGCCCCAAGCCGGCCGACGCCAACCGGCAGAACGTGGTACTCGCGATGATCGAGACGGCCGCCGGCCTGGCCGAGGTCGAGCGGATCTGCGCCGTCCCCGGCCTGGACGGCGTCTATGTCGGCCCCTCCGACCTGCGGATCGCGCTAGGCGGCAGCGGCCCGGCGGACTCCTCCGTGGACGCGGAGTTCGAGCAGGCCCTCCAGCGGATCGCCAAGGCCGCGGAGTCCGCGGGGATCGCCGCCGGCATCCACACCCACGACGGGCGGGTGGCCGCCCGCAGGCTCGGCCAGGGCTTCACCTTCGCCACCGTCGCCAGCGACCTGATCCACCTGGAACAGGCCTCCCGCAACCACCTCGACGCGGCCCGGGGCGAACCCCGGCGCTGA
- a CDS encoding Gfo/Idh/MocA family protein, which yields MRLGLIGTGRIGAFHAETLLAVPGVAQVVVADLDPERARGLAKRLDGGALAAESIGEMYAAGVDGVVVTAATSAHAELIHQALDHRVPVFCEKPVALDVPGTLGVVERAESSGVPVQIGFQRRFDAGYARARAAYRNGELGWLHTLRATTCDAAPPPAEFIPTSGGLFRDCSIHDFDVMRWLTGREVVSVYAQGANKGADFFTAGGDVDTCAALLRFDDDTLATVSATRYNGAGHDVRLEVCGSAGGLVVGLDDRVPLYSAESAGKLTWRQERAAYRTFIERFHDAYVAELTAFAEVAAGRRASPCAPRDALEALWVAEACDLSRREGRPVELAELRARQGQGQQG from the coding sequence CTGCGGCTGGGGCTGATCGGGACCGGTCGGATCGGGGCCTTCCACGCCGAGACCCTCCTTGCGGTGCCGGGGGTGGCCCAGGTCGTCGTCGCGGACCTGGACCCGGAGCGGGCGCGCGGGCTCGCCAAGCGCCTGGACGGGGGTGCCCTCGCCGCCGAGTCGATCGGGGAGATGTACGCCGCCGGGGTCGACGGGGTCGTCGTCACGGCCGCCACCAGCGCCCACGCCGAGCTGATCCACCAGGCGCTGGACCACCGGGTGCCGGTCTTCTGCGAGAAGCCGGTCGCCCTGGACGTGCCCGGCACGCTGGGCGTGGTCGAGCGGGCCGAGTCGTCCGGGGTGCCGGTGCAGATCGGCTTCCAGCGGCGGTTCGACGCGGGCTACGCGCGGGCGCGAGCGGCGTACCGGAACGGCGAGTTGGGGTGGCTGCACACGCTGCGCGCGACGACCTGCGACGCGGCCCCGCCGCCGGCCGAGTTCATCCCCACCTCGGGCGGGCTCTTCCGGGACTGCTCGATCCACGACTTCGACGTGATGCGCTGGCTGACCGGCCGCGAGGTCGTCTCGGTGTACGCGCAGGGGGCCAACAAGGGGGCCGACTTCTTCACCGCGGGCGGGGACGTCGACACCTGCGCGGCGCTGCTGCGGTTCGACGACGACACCCTGGCGACGGTCTCCGCGACCCGCTACAACGGGGCCGGTCACGACGTCCGGCTGGAGGTCTGCGGCTCGGCGGGCGGGCTGGTCGTCGGGCTGGACGACCGGGTACCGCTGTATTCGGCGGAGTCGGCGGGAAAGCTGACGTGGCGTCAGGAGAGGGCTGCCTACCGCACGTTCATAGAGCGCTTCCATGACGCGTACGTCGCCGAGCTGACCGCCTTCGCGGAGGTGGCGGCTGGCCGCCGGGCGAGCCCCTGCGCCCCGCGCGACGCGCTGGAGGCGCTGTGGGTCGCGGAGGCCTGCGACCTCTCCCGGCGCGAGGGGCGGCCGGTGGAACTGGCCGAGCTGCGGGCGCGACAGGGGCAGGGACAGCAGGGGTAG